In one window of Parcubacteria group bacterium DNA:
- the tpiA gene encoding triose-phosphate isomerase — protein sequence MDVRNYMQKLIVGNLKMNMENVSQRDMYCKEYAEEIAKLKTKHEVVICPPVIYLEYFCRTLGHVTKIGTQDCFWELYGSYTGNTSPKSIVSLGAQYVIIGHSEHREFNHETDEDVTKKAKIALRVGLTPIVCVGFLSQNDEMESIREQVNAVAEKLDAEEVVKTVFAYEPAWAIGSGKTPTSDEIHTVIMFMRSIFVHQYGKEVTSKIKIIYGGSVVAENVADVCTKSYTDGVLVGHASLSPENFIRIVRMLN from the coding sequence ATGGATGTACGGAACTATATGCAAAAACTGATCGTTGGAAACTTGAAAATGAATATGGAAAATGTCTCGCAAAGAGACATGTATTGTAAAGAATATGCAGAAGAAATTGCAAAATTAAAAACAAAACATGAGGTGGTGATCTGTCCGCCAGTCATTTATCTGGAATATTTTTGTCGTACGCTTGGACATGTGACAAAGATCGGCACACAGGACTGTTTTTGGGAGTTATACGGGAGTTATACTGGAAACACATCCCCCAAGTCAATTGTATCATTGGGTGCGCAGTATGTGATCATTGGACACAGTGAGCATCGGGAATTCAATCATGAAACGGATGAAGATGTGACAAAAAAAGCAAAGATCGCCTTGCGCGTGGGTCTTACGCCAATCGTTTGTGTGGGATTTCTCTCCCAGAATGATGAAATGGAAAGTATTCGCGAGCAGGTCAATGCTGTAGCTGAAAAATTGGATGCGGAGGAAGTTGTAAAAACGGTGTTTGCTTATGAGCCTGCGTGGGCAATTGGCAGTGGCAAAACGCCAACGAGTGATGAGATTCACACAGTCATAATGTTTATGCGATCGATCTTTGTACATCAGTATGGCAAAGAGGTGACGAGTAAGATCAAAATCATCTATGGCGGAAGTGTGGTGGCAGAGAATGTGGCAGATGTGTGCACAAAATCATACACGGATGGCGTACTTGTCGGACATGCGAGTTTATCTCCGGAAAATTTTATCCGTATTGTGCGGATGTTGAATTAA